A genomic region of Magnolia sinica isolate HGM2019 chromosome 6, MsV1, whole genome shotgun sequence contains the following coding sequences:
- the LOC131250138 gene encoding brassinosteroid-responsive RING protein 1-like, which produces MGFPLCYSGIFFPKLLIPAFSLLGFIRKLICCIFRYLGLSEFIELDVTWPTNPTHQHRHRSFSAMLIREILPVVLYEDLRGDSMSDSCAVCLYEFEGREEIRRLTNCRHIFHRTCLDRWMDLDQKTCPLCRTSFVPKEMQEAFDEVVWVADIHGEYTYPYPYPYPSMLESDSLAL; this is translated from the coding sequence ATGGGCTTTCCTCTCTGCTATTCTGGAATTTTCTTCCCGAAACTCCTCATACCTGCATTTTCTCTTCTGGGTTTCATCAGAAAACTCATCTGCTGCATCTTTCGCTATTTGGGTCTCAGCGAATTCATCGAGTTGGACGTTACATGGCCCACCAATCCCACCCATCAGCATCGACACCGTTCATTTTCAGCGATGCTGATACGAGAGATCCTGCCCGTTGTTTTATACGAAGATCTACGTGGCGATTCCATGTCAGACAGCTGTGCAGTCTGTCTCTATGAGTTCGAGGGCcgagaagagatccgacggttgaCGAACTGCCGTCACATATTCCATCGGACgtgtttggaccgttggatggaccTTGATCAGAAGACATGCCCATTGTGTCGGACTTCTTTTGTGCCCAAAGAGATGCAGGAGGCCTTTGATGAGGTGGTCTGGGTAGCGGATATACACGGGGAGTATACGTATCCGTATCCGTATCCGTATCCGTCTATGCTAGAATCGGATTCTTTAGCTTTGTAG